A stretch of Vallitalea longa DNA encodes these proteins:
- a CDS encoding sensor histidine kinase: MISLSKRIMKNSIAISLITVIVIIIMSNIAIKYYFTDYVVEQSKLDDEEIINYVDNSLQNNGTIDNEELAYLKQQAHFKNVEVILMDKDREILLISSMGMGMGKGMGHNNMHKNPYKEDFDYDEHTIMYEDEVVGYLSIGHYKNVINDKVNNDFMYAINILYVISFFIAMLLAIFLSRILARRLTRPIIKINDSTHNISKGNYECVKNIKADTKEIYELAISIEELARQLSEQEQLRKRLSNDISHELRSPLAVLRSQIEALIDGVLEPTEERLARLNDEIVRMTKLINDLNELVTIESEHLQLKIMKINLAEELSTSIDGFIPLMESKGIQLIHESESEIYINGDKDRLKQIFVNLLTNAYKYTNEGGIIKVILTKNEDEAIIRFIDTGIGIKKGDLSYVFQRFYRGDESRSRKTGGAGIGLSIVKELVKAHDGIITVDSEIGKGSIFTIKFKLSQ, from the coding sequence ATGATAAGTCTAAGTAAGAGAATTATGAAAAATTCTATAGCGATATCATTAATAACTGTTATAGTAATCATTATAATGTCTAATATTGCTATAAAATATTATTTTACTGATTATGTAGTAGAACAGAGTAAGTTGGATGATGAAGAAATAATAAACTATGTAGATAATAGCCTTCAAAATAATGGGACCATTGATAATGAAGAATTAGCATACCTTAAACAACAAGCTCATTTTAAGAATGTAGAAGTTATCTTAATGGATAAAGATAGAGAAATATTATTGATAAGTAGTATGGGTATGGGCATGGGAAAAGGAATGGGTCATAACAATATGCATAAAAATCCATATAAAGAGGATTTTGACTATGACGAACATACAATCATGTATGAAGATGAGGTGGTAGGTTATCTAAGTATAGGTCATTATAAGAATGTAATTAACGATAAAGTGAATAATGACTTCATGTATGCAATTAATATTCTGTATGTTATTTCTTTTTTCATAGCTATGTTGCTTGCTATTTTTTTAAGTCGTATTCTTGCTAGAAGACTTACACGACCTATTATCAAGATTAACGATAGTACTCATAATATATCAAAAGGTAATTATGAATGTGTCAAGAATATAAAAGCTGATACTAAGGAAATATACGAACTAGCAATATCAATTGAAGAATTAGCAAGACAACTTAGTGAACAAGAACAATTAAGGAAAAGATTAAGTAATGATATATCCCACGAACTTAGGAGTCCTCTAGCTGTTCTAAGAAGTCAGATAGAAGCCTTGATTGATGGAGTATTAGAACCTACAGAAGAAAGACTTGCTAGATTAAATGATGAAATAGTTAGAATGACCAAACTAATTAACGATCTTAATGAATTGGTAACTATCGAGAGTGAACATCTACAATTAAAAATTATGAAAATCAATCTTGCAGAAGAATTATCCACAAGCATTGATGGATTCATACCTCTTATGGAAAGTAAAGGCATCCAGTTAATTCATGAATCAGAGAGTGAAATCTACATTAATGGAGATAAGGATAGACTTAAGCAAATATTTGTTAATTTGCTCACTAATGCATATAAATATACTAATGAGGGTGGTATCATAAAAGTTATATTAACTAAAAATGAAGATGAAGCTATAATTAGATTTATTGATACAGGTATTGGAATAAAAAAAGGAGATTTATCTTATGTCTTTCAGAGATTCTACAGAGGAGACGAATCTAGGAGTAGGAAAACAGGAGGTGCTGGAATTGGATTATCAATTGTTAAAGAATTGGTAAAAGCACATGACGGGATTATAACAGTGGATAGTGAAATAGGAAAAGGATCTATATTTACTATAAAATTCAAGCTCAGTCAATAG
- a CDS encoding response regulator transcription factor, whose translation MKEKILVIDDEHGLLEVVEAYLLKEGYEVFTVDNGNEALLMYDEINPDFIVLDLMLPDVSGENICKIIREKSDVPILMLTAKNMEEDKINGLALGADDYLTKPFSPRELVMRIKAILRRTNKGKYGYDNTMISFNNKDILINKDEHIVKKSGEILNVTPNEYEILLLFARNPNKVFTRAQIIDAALGYEFIGYDRTIDAHIKNLRKKIEDDIKDPKYILTVYGVGYKFKGKQD comes from the coding sequence ATGAAAGAGAAGATACTGGTTATTGATGATGAACATGGATTATTAGAAGTAGTTGAAGCATATTTACTTAAAGAAGGTTATGAAGTATTTACTGTGGATAATGGTAATGAAGCTTTATTGATGTATGATGAAATCAATCCTGATTTTATTGTATTGGATTTAATGCTTCCAGATGTTTCTGGAGAAAATATATGTAAAATTATTAGAGAGAAATCAGATGTACCTATTCTGATGTTAACTGCAAAAAATATGGAAGAGGATAAAATAAATGGATTAGCTTTAGGTGCAGATGATTATTTAACAAAACCTTTTAGTCCAAGAGAATTGGTCATGAGAATTAAGGCAATATTAAGACGAACTAATAAAGGCAAATATGGTTATGATAATACTATGATATCATTCAATAATAAAGATATACTAATTAATAAAGATGAACATATCGTGAAAAAGTCAGGTGAAATCCTTAATGTAACCCCTAATGAGTATGAGATACTTCTTCTTTTTGCAAGAAATCCTAATAAAGTTTTTACTAGGGCGCAAATAATAGACGCAGCATTAGGATATGAATTCATAGGATATGACAGGACTATAGATGCCCATATAAAAAATCTACGGAAGAAGATTGAAGATGATATAAAAGATCCAAAATATATACTAACTGTTTATGGTGTAGGATATAAGTTCAAAGGGAAACAAGACTAA
- a CDS encoding damage-control phosphatase ARMT1 family protein: MYSHVDCISCIINKANELADKYITDKKEKYKFMNKVLRDIADTEYEKTAPYISAKTNRILHSITGVVDFYKEEKVLYNEKMLAMENDMREMIGKSNDRLVDALRIAMAGNVIDFGALKNISMELIEEIIRKTMDSEVNDDAYDKFINELSKAKTILYLGDNTGEVVCDKILMDEITNKFPDVTIYFATRGEPVLNDVNEEDAYLVGIDKYAKIINNGTDIPGTDLDEVSDEFKDIFYNKADVIISKGQGNFETLSGSGHNIFYLFLCKCDMITRILNIEKLSAMFLYEKDIDKTLL, translated from the coding sequence ATGTACTCACATGTAGATTGTATATCTTGTATAATTAATAAAGCTAATGAGCTGGCTGATAAATATATCACTGATAAAAAAGAAAAATATAAATTCATGAATAAAGTATTACGTGACATTGCTGATACGGAATATGAAAAAACAGCACCATACATAAGTGCAAAAACAAATAGGATTTTACATAGTATAACAGGAGTAGTTGATTTTTATAAAGAAGAAAAAGTTCTGTACAATGAAAAAATGTTAGCAATGGAAAACGATATGAGAGAAATGATTGGAAAATCCAATGATAGATTAGTAGATGCTCTTAGAATAGCAATGGCAGGTAATGTAATCGATTTTGGAGCACTTAAAAATATCAGTATGGAACTTATAGAAGAGATTATCCGTAAAACCATGGATAGTGAAGTTAATGACGATGCTTATGATAAGTTTATTAATGAACTTTCCAAAGCAAAAACTATTTTATACTTAGGAGATAATACCGGTGAGGTAGTTTGTGATAAAATATTAATGGATGAAATTACCAATAAATTTCCTGATGTAACAATCTATTTTGCAACTAGAGGCGAACCAGTTCTTAACGATGTCAATGAAGAAGATGCCTATTTAGTTGGGATAGATAAATATGCTAAGATAATTAATAATGGGACTGATATACCTGGAACAGATTTAGATGAAGTATCAGATGAATTTAAAGATATTTTCTATAATAAGGCAGATGTTATCATTTCAAAAGGACAAGGGAATTTTGAAACATTATCTGGTAGCGGTCATAACATATTTTATTTATTTTTATGTAAATGTGATATGATTACAAGAATACTTAATATAGAAAAACTATCTGCAATGTTTTTGTATGAGAAGGATATTGATAAAACTTTATTATAA
- a CDS encoding YbjQ family protein, with amino-acid sequence MILVNTDFISDKKLETLSIVKGSTIQSKHVGKDIMSSFKTIVGGELGAYNKMMNEARALATKRMVEEAESLNADGIVNIRYASSAIMQGAAEVIAYGTAVKFVE; translated from the coding sequence ATGATCTTAGTAAATACTGATTTTATTTCCGATAAAAAGCTAGAAACTTTATCTATAGTAAAAGGTTCTACAATTCAATCAAAACATGTTGGTAAAGATATAATGAGCTCATTCAAAACCATTGTTGGTGGAGAGCTTGGTGCTTATAATAAAATGATGAATGAAGCAAGAGCGTTAGCTACAAAACGTATGGTTGAAGAAGCTGAATCATTGAATGCTGACGGTATAGTCAATATTAGATATGCATCAAGTGCTATTATGCAAGGAGCTGCAGAAGTTATTGCATATGGTACAGCAGTTAAATTTGTAGAATAA